One region of Rana temporaria chromosome 9, aRanTem1.1, whole genome shotgun sequence genomic DNA includes:
- the LOC120914442 gene encoding syncollin-like — MKVLFSVLLLPLFFEGLLAQCPAPSELVTEKVCARMFEHSNMYFDQSCGGAYLDAKNGDDYPYMPLGWGNKISSLVVGTRCTLKVWSQPGKIGNNRSFNAGVVYQLKDFANGLLGNWNDAISSYYCTCT, encoded by the coding sequence ATGAAGGTGCTGTTTTCTGTGCTTCTGCTGCCTCTGTTCTTTGAGGGTCTCCTGGCTCAATGCCCCGCACCCTCGGAACTGGTGACGGAGAAGGTCTGTGCCCGCATGTTTGAACACAGCAACATGTACTTTGACCAGTCCTGTGGAGGAGCCTACCTCGATGCCAAGAATGGAGATGACTACCCCTACATGCCACTTGGATGGGGTAACAAGATCTCATCTCTGGTTGTAGGCACTCGCTGCACCCTGAAAGTATGGAGCCAGCCCGGTAAAATTGGAAACAACCGTTCCTTCAATGCTGGAGTGGTCTACCAGTTAAAGGACTTTGCCAATGGACTGCTTGGAAACTGGAATGATGCCATTAGCTCTTATTACTGTACCTGCACATAA